One genomic segment of Borrelia miyamotoi includes these proteins:
- the recG gene encoding ATP-dependent DNA helicase RecG, protein MFLHEFQYDLQGISGLGKKGIDRLSNLQITNIKELIEYFPKKYEDRQNVKTFPDPLKVKNCELMTIFTVLEHKNFGHNFRKNLKMIARSENGEIFEILLFNRGFLEGIFKIGQKFYIYSKFNYNDYTQMWSCSNFDSEVFSYNPERFKKIVPVYSLSEGLTSKKISSYIKEALVYFVKFGQSDIPEFLINKYSLLPFYEALNEIHFPSSFEMLDRSRKTLIYREIFLLQFFSRGKNSKVFLRGERSLSRNLLEQIILKLPFKLTRDQEVAIDEIIDDLKSSKPMNRLLQGDVGSGKTLVAFLSSIPLVEAGYQVALMVPTDLLAQQHYSNLSRILKDFNVSIALLTGSLKKRDREDVLKKLQSGIYSLVVGTHAIFAQGTKFKKLAYIIIDEQHKFGVEQREELKNKGEGVDVLLMSATPIPRSLALTLFGDLQVSLIKKGPAGRIPVTTYLAKHGNEEKVYEFLKNELAKGHQVYFVYPLISSSQKFDLKDATSMCLTLKNIFVEYSVAMIHSKLESNIKEEIMQDFYLRKIDILVATSVIEVGIDCPNATCMVVEHAERFGLSALHQIRGRVGRGSLKSFLFLLYKEPLTEAGKFRLKTIKENIDGFKIAEEDLKLRGPGNLFGLEQSGYLKLKIADFIENREVISLIREELNMFFLNKSFYNKSDIELLDNLLLSYLRSVGKDN, encoded by the coding sequence TGGTCTTGGTAAGAAGGGAATTGATAGGTTAAGTAATCTTCAAATTACAAATATTAAAGAACTCATAGAATATTTCCCCAAAAAATATGAGGATCGCCAAAATGTAAAAACTTTTCCAGACCCCTTGAAAGTTAAAAATTGTGAACTTATGACAATTTTTACTGTTTTAGAACATAAGAATTTTGGACATAATTTTAGGAAGAATTTAAAAATGATAGCTCGGAGTGAAAATGGTGAGATATTCGAGATTCTTCTTTTTAATAGAGGATTTTTAGAAGGGATTTTTAAGATAGGTCAAAAATTCTATATTTATTCTAAATTCAATTATAACGATTATACTCAGATGTGGAGTTGTTCTAATTTTGATAGTGAAGTTTTTAGTTATAATCCTGAAAGATTTAAAAAAATTGTTCCGGTTTATTCTCTTAGTGAGGGACTGACTTCTAAAAAGATATCATCTTATATCAAAGAAGCTCTTGTTTATTTTGTCAAGTTTGGGCAATCAGATATTCCTGAATTCTTGATCAATAAATATTCATTATTGCCGTTTTATGAGGCTTTAAATGAAATTCATTTTCCAAGTTCTTTTGAAATGCTTGATAGATCAAGAAAAACTTTAATTTATAGGGAGATTTTTTTGCTTCAGTTTTTTTCAAGGGGGAAAAACTCTAAAGTTTTTTTAAGGGGGGAGAGATCTCTATCAAGAAATTTGCTTGAGCAGATTATTTTAAAACTTCCATTTAAGCTTACAAGAGATCAAGAAGTTGCAATTGATGAAATAATTGACGATCTTAAAAGCAGTAAGCCAATGAATAGATTGTTGCAAGGTGATGTTGGAAGTGGAAAAACTCTTGTTGCTTTTTTGTCTAGCATTCCTTTAGTTGAGGCTGGATATCAAGTGGCATTAATGGTGCCTACTGATCTTTTGGCTCAGCAACATTATAGCAATTTGTCAAGAATATTAAAAGATTTTAATGTTTCTATAGCTCTTTTAACTGGTAGTTTAAAGAAGAGAGATAGGGAAGATGTTTTGAAAAAACTTCAGAGTGGGATTTATAGTTTAGTAGTTGGGACTCATGCTATTTTTGCTCAAGGAACAAAATTTAAAAAATTAGCTTATATCATTATTGATGAACAGCATAAATTTGGTGTTGAACAAAGAGAGGAGCTTAAAAATAAGGGAGAAGGAGTTGATGTTCTTTTAATGTCAGCGACTCCTATTCCCAGAAGCTTAGCTTTGACTCTTTTTGGTGATCTTCAGGTATCTTTAATTAAGAAAGGTCCTGCAGGTCGAATACCAGTTACTACTTATTTAGCGAAGCATGGAAATGAAGAAAAAGTGTATGAGTTTTTAAAAAATGAACTTGCAAAAGGGCATCAAGTTTATTTTGTTTATCCTCTAATATCATCTTCACAGAAATTTGATTTAAAAGATGCTACTAGTATGTGTTTAACGCTTAAGAATATTTTTGTTGAGTATTCGGTTGCTATGATTCATTCTAAGCTTGAATCTAATATCAAAGAAGAAATTATGCAGGATTTTTATTTGAGGAAAATAGATATTTTAGTTGCAACAAGTGTTATTGAAGTTGGTATTGATTGTCCAAATGCAACTTGCATGGTAGTTGAGCATGCTGAGCGTTTTGGACTTTCTGCTTTACATCAAATTAGGGGTCGTGTTGGTAGAGGTAGTTTAAAATCTTTTTTATTTTTGCTTTATAAGGAACCTTTAACAGAAGCGGGGAAATTTAGACTCAAGACTATAAAAGAAAATATAGATGGATTTAAAATAGCAGAGGAAGACCTTAAATTAAGAGGTCCTGGCAATTTATTTGGGCTTGAACAAAGTGGTTATTTAAAGCTTAAAATAGCTGATTTTATTGAGAATAGGGAAGTCATAAGTTTGATTAGAGAGGAACTTAATATGTTTTTTTTAAATAAGTCTTTTTATAATAAATCAGATATTGAATTACTTGATAATCTTTTGCTTTCATATTTAAGATCTGTTGGTAAAGATAATTAG
- a CDS encoding M15 family metallopeptidase: MGLLNIFSLTLLINNLTFQSKNTISKQDLAILLKTTKDLYEPYQKQIKNNPIQFIKEIKPLLEAEKNDLLIIVNKKIPIPKEYNPTDLVHLKNFKELKNIGKESLTIRKILIDDLINLVEAGKENGFQIKIMSAYRTKEYQKFLFEYNVKTYGKKIAKIQSAIPNHSQHQLGTTIDFIKIDDNLLNTKAGKWLYENSLKYGFSLSYPKNHERETGYKSEPWHYMYIGKQACTIQKKYFNNLQYKLLEFWNKHKKELSKLIQKYSN, from the coding sequence ATGGGATTACTCAATATTTTTTCACTAACACTATTAATTAACAATTTAACTTTTCAATCAAAAAATACAATATCAAAACAAGATCTAGCAATCTTACTTAAAACAACAAAAGATTTATACGAACCTTATCAAAAACAAATAAAAAACAATCCCATCCAATTCATAAAAGAGATTAAACCATTACTTGAAGCAGAAAAAAATGATCTCTTAATAATTGTAAATAAAAAAATCCCAATTCCTAAAGAATACAATCCAACTGACTTGGTCCATTTAAAAAACTTTAAAGAATTAAAAAACATTGGAAAAGAAAGCTTAACGATAAGAAAAATATTAATAGATGACTTAATAAATCTTGTAGAGGCAGGCAAAGAAAATGGTTTCCAAATCAAAATAATGTCAGCATATAGAACAAAAGAATATCAAAAATTTTTATTTGAATATAATGTAAAAACTTACGGAAAAAAGATAGCAAAAATCCAATCAGCAATTCCTAACCACTCACAACACCAACTAGGAACAACTATAGATTTCATCAAAATAGATGATAATTTACTAAATACAAAAGCAGGCAAATGGCTTTATGAAAATTCATTAAAGTACGGATTCTCATTATCGTATCCAAAGAATCATGAAAGAGAAACTGGCTATAAATCAGAACCTTGGCATTACATGTACATTGGCAAACAAGCATGTACGATTCAAAAAAAATATTTCAACAATTTACAGTATAAACTTCTTGAATTTTGGAATAAACATAAAAAAGAACTTTCAAAGTTAATTCAAAAATATAGTAATTAA
- a CDS encoding MATE family efflux transporter, translating into MLRKFSYNSILRELLVLAIPIACESFLFQLVTFFDNYMIAYLGSAQVTGVSLANRVTFIFFIFIFGLGTTFSAYASQAFSKKKFAHIKQAFAYALVIGATIGIIFFCVSFVFSKEIVNIFIEENESLNFGMTYLKIISFSYLFMTYSFLSAMGFKSIKYVKIPLIITIFVVLINIIFNYIFIFELSMGISGAAYATLIARIIEFIFYFFYNLLNVKFYYHLRISDFIVSKSVRIVYLSVLMPVLLHEICWVLSITVLHAFYARLGGSEYASFAVASNFFDLCFVVMHGMGLATGVIIGHLMVKDKKHVRSLGIFLSVIGIILGFLVAFILFVTSKFAPIIFSNLDFPELVGTFISIFASVVVFKCFTSQVLVGIFRASGIPNICFYIEVGVIVFYTLPVAYFLVFFTNFRLPLVVFIVNFEEILKSILILIEFFKDDWIREIHYEELT; encoded by the coding sequence ATGCTAAGAAAGTTTAGTTATAATTCGATATTAAGAGAGTTACTGGTTTTAGCCATTCCTATAGCTTGTGAATCTTTTTTGTTTCAACTGGTAACGTTTTTTGATAATTACATGATTGCTTATTTAGGTTCTGCTCAAGTAACAGGGGTTTCTCTTGCAAATAGGGTAACTTTTATTTTTTTTATTTTTATATTTGGACTTGGGACTACGTTTAGTGCTTATGCTTCTCAAGCATTTTCTAAGAAAAAATTTGCACATATTAAGCAAGCATTTGCTTATGCTTTAGTGATTGGAGCAACGATTGGAATTATTTTCTTTTGTGTGTCTTTTGTTTTCTCAAAGGAGATTGTTAATATCTTCATAGAAGAAAATGAGTCTTTAAATTTTGGTATGACTTATTTAAAAATTATTTCTTTTTCTTACCTTTTTATGACTTATTCTTTTTTGTCTGCAATGGGTTTTAAGAGTATCAAATATGTAAAAATACCTTTGATTATTACTATATTTGTTGTATTAATTAATATTATTTTCAATTACATCTTTATTTTTGAATTGAGTATGGGAATAAGTGGAGCAGCATATGCTACTTTAATTGCTAGAATTATTGAGTTTATCTTTTATTTTTTTTATAACCTTTTAAATGTAAAGTTTTATTACCATTTAAGAATAAGTGATTTTATTGTTTCAAAAAGTGTTAGAATAGTTTATTTAAGCGTACTGATGCCTGTTTTGTTACATGAGATTTGTTGGGTTTTAAGTATAACTGTTTTGCATGCTTTTTATGCACGACTTGGAGGTAGTGAATATGCATCTTTTGCTGTAGCATCTAATTTTTTTGATTTATGCTTTGTTGTGATGCATGGAATGGGACTTGCGACTGGTGTTATTATTGGACACCTTATGGTAAAGGATAAGAAGCATGTTAGATCATTGGGAATATTTTTATCTGTTATTGGAATTATTTTAGGATTTTTGGTAGCCTTTATTCTTTTTGTGACATCTAAATTTGCGCCTATTATTTTTAGTAATTTAGATTTTCCTGAACTTGTTGGCACCTTTATCTCTATTTTTGCAAGTGTTGTTGTTTTTAAGTGTTTTACATCTCAGGTACTTGTTGGTATTTTTAGGGCTAGCGGAATTCCTAATATTTGTTTTTATATTGAAGTAGGAGTAATTGTTTTTTATACATTACCAGTTGCCTATTTCTTAGTTTTTTTTACAAATTTTAGATTGCCATTAGTAGTTTTTATTGTAAATTTTGAAGAAATCCTTAAAAGTATACTTATTTTAATAGAGTTTTTTAAAGATGACTGGATAAGGGAAATTCATTATGAAGAACTGACTTAA
- the murD gene encoding UDP-N-acetylmuramoyl-L-alanine--D-glutamate ligase has protein sequence MCLDNIKGKNFLIMGLGLHGGGVAVARFLLKHGGNLVITDLKNESELVSSIKFLEQFRNRIRYVLGYHDEDDFKNADVVIKNPSVSANNKYLKLAKRIETDISLFLIFNRNPVIAVTGTKGKSTLTSLLHRVLVSKYPNSKLGGNIGISPLSFLDELDGISPIVLELSSWQLHDLKNLCPIISIITNIYHDHQNYYSDFNSYIKDKSKIFIAQDSGILIFQDQAYYDYFYRFKSQSKVVLFSETMPLNFENDIFYFRDGKIYLNKEVISTLSESRIVLLISKMIAVFVASYLSLDLDVVSKIVAGFNGIEHRLEFVIECEGVKYYNDTASTIPDSTVLSIRSLKADGSFINLIVGGTDKELDFSVFGEILSMVKTWILLRGSATLKIIKFLEDNKIKYFIFSSLEECVCYAKKISIQNDIVLFSPASASFELFNNEFDRGHQFKNLVSIMT, from the coding sequence GTGTGTTTAGATAATATAAAAGGTAAAAATTTTTTGATTATGGGTTTGGGTCTTCATGGAGGAGGTGTGGCTGTTGCTAGGTTCTTGTTGAAACATGGCGGAAATTTGGTAATTACCGATTTAAAGAATGAGTCAGAATTAGTTTCAAGCATTAAATTTTTGGAACAATTTAGAAATAGGATTCGATATGTTTTAGGATATCATGATGAGGATGATTTTAAAAATGCAGATGTTGTTATTAAAAATCCTTCTGTAAGTGCTAATAACAAGTATTTAAAGCTTGCAAAAAGAATTGAAACTGATATTAGTTTATTTTTAATATTTAATCGAAATCCGGTGATTGCTGTTACAGGAACTAAGGGAAAGTCGACTCTTACATCTCTTTTGCATAGGGTTTTGGTTTCTAAGTATCCAAATTCTAAGCTTGGAGGTAATATCGGGATATCTCCTTTAAGTTTTTTAGATGAGCTTGACGGAATATCGCCTATTGTTTTAGAACTTTCTTCCTGGCAATTGCATGATCTTAAAAATTTATGTCCCATTATTAGCATTATAACTAATATTTATCATGATCATCAAAATTATTATTCAGATTTTAATAGCTATATAAAAGATAAGTCAAAAATTTTTATAGCCCAAGATTCAGGAATTTTGATCTTCCAAGATCAAGCCTATTATGATTATTTTTATAGATTTAAATCCCAATCCAAGGTTGTTTTATTTTCAGAAACTATGCCTTTAAACTTTGAAAATGACATTTTTTATTTTAGAGATGGAAAGATTTATTTAAATAAGGAAGTGATAAGTACTCTTAGTGAATCAAGAATTGTGCTTTTGATTTCTAAAATGATTGCTGTTTTTGTTGCAAGTTACTTGAGCTTGGATTTAGATGTTGTATCTAAGATTGTTGCTGGTTTTAATGGAATTGAGCATCGGTTGGAATTTGTAATAGAATGTGAAGGTGTTAAATATTATAATGATACGGCGTCAACAATTCCTGATTCTACAGTTTTGTCTATTAGAAGTTTAAAGGCTGATGGAAGTTTTATTAATCTTATTGTTGGTGGAACTGATAAGGAGCTTGATTTTTCAGTTTTTGGTGAGATTTTAAGCATGGTTAAAACTTGGATTTTGTTAAGAGGAAGTGCTACTTTAAAGATCATTAAGTTTTTAGAGGACAATAAAATTAAGTATTTTATTTTTTCTTCTTTAGAAGAATGTGTTTGTTATGCAAAAAAAATTTCTATTCAAAATGATATAGTTTTATTTTCCCCGGCTAGCGCTTCTTTTGAGCTTTTTAATAATGAATTTGATAGGGGACATCAATTTAAAAATTTGGTTAGTATTATGACTTAA
- the metG gene encoding methionine--tRNA ligase, whose product MKKKNLITAALPYVNNIPHLGNLVQVLSADAFARYSRMMGIETLYVCGTDEYGTATETKALIEKTTPEELCNKYHEIHKSIYEWFNIKFDIFGRTTNKCHKETVQGLFLKLEKNGYITDKESEQFFCQQDLIFLADRYVTGECPNCGHNAKGDQCENCSKLLASTDLINPKCIICKNTPILKTTKHLYIDTPKIKNELEHWIQTTSQNKNWNANAIKMTNAFLRDGLKQRAITRDLKWGIPVPKKGYENKVFYVWFDAPIGYISITKEILKDWKSWWKNNEETNLVQFIGKDNILFHTVIFPSIELGSKENWTMLSNLASSEYLNYENLKFSKSTGTGIFGNDVITTGIPADAWRFYIYYNRPEKSDFQFTWNDFMERINSELIGNFSNLINRVLTFYKKFFGKKIEKIEIKEDFWQKINFKYERILNFFKKTELKSALKEILDISRIGNKIFQDKEPWKTKDNEPKETKELLLNLIYLIKDLSILISPFIPYTSDKIRKFFGESYEISNKFLGINLGLNTIQNTEVLFSKIEKQLIDSLKLKYSGGKNMQDKQIENPIKLFSEQVCLRVVKVKTIERNPDAEKLFILKLDDGTPDGKQIVSNLADYYKEEELLGKHIIIVDNLKPAKFRGIRSEGMLIATEDKDKNFKVIIVEDFKDNPTPGERIILESDINKELKHPSKINIDKFSKTQIMAENGELKINDINLILEKSKEKVLSREILNGKIY is encoded by the coding sequence GTGAAAAAAAAGAATCTAATTACAGCTGCATTGCCATATGTTAACAACATACCTCACCTTGGCAACTTAGTACAAGTTCTCTCAGCAGATGCTTTTGCAAGATACTCAAGAATGATGGGAATAGAAACGCTTTATGTCTGCGGCACAGATGAATACGGCACAGCAACAGAAACTAAGGCTTTAATTGAAAAAACTACTCCTGAAGAACTTTGCAATAAATATCATGAAATACACAAATCAATTTATGAATGGTTTAACATTAAATTTGATATCTTTGGACGCACAACTAACAAATGCCACAAAGAAACTGTACAAGGTTTATTCCTAAAGCTAGAAAAAAATGGTTATATCACAGACAAAGAAAGCGAACAATTTTTCTGCCAACAAGATCTAATCTTTTTAGCAGATAGATACGTAACAGGAGAATGCCCAAATTGCGGACATAATGCAAAAGGAGATCAATGTGAAAACTGCTCTAAATTATTAGCTTCAACCGACTTAATAAATCCAAAGTGCATAATTTGCAAAAACACACCTATTTTAAAAACAACTAAACATCTCTACATTGACACACCAAAGATAAAAAATGAACTTGAGCATTGGATACAAACAACCTCACAGAATAAAAATTGGAATGCCAATGCTATTAAAATGACAAATGCATTCTTAAGAGATGGACTTAAACAAAGAGCAATAACAAGAGATTTAAAATGGGGAATACCAGTACCAAAAAAGGGATATGAGAATAAAGTATTTTATGTATGGTTTGATGCACCAATTGGATATATCTCAATTACAAAAGAAATTTTAAAAGATTGGAAATCATGGTGGAAAAATAATGAAGAAACAAATTTAGTGCAATTCATTGGAAAAGATAATATTTTATTTCACACTGTTATATTCCCTAGCATAGAGCTTGGAAGTAAAGAAAACTGGACAATGCTAAGTAATCTAGCTTCAAGTGAATATTTAAATTACGAAAATCTAAAATTCTCAAAATCTACAGGAACTGGAATATTTGGTAACGATGTCATAACAACTGGCATACCAGCTGATGCTTGGAGATTTTACATCTATTATAACAGGCCCGAAAAATCTGACTTTCAATTCACGTGGAATGACTTCATGGAAAGGATAAACAGTGAGCTTATTGGAAATTTTTCAAATCTTATTAACCGAGTACTAACATTTTATAAAAAATTTTTTGGAAAGAAAATAGAGAAAATAGAAATAAAAGAAGACTTTTGGCAAAAAATTAACTTCAAATATGAAAGAATTCTAAATTTTTTCAAAAAAACAGAACTAAAATCAGCTCTAAAAGAGATTCTTGATATTTCAAGAATAGGTAATAAAATATTTCAAGACAAAGAACCATGGAAAACAAAAGATAATGAACCTAAAGAAACAAAAGAACTATTATTAAACCTAATATATTTAATAAAGGACCTATCAATCTTAATTTCACCTTTTATACCGTACACAAGTGACAAAATAAGAAAGTTTTTCGGAGAAAGTTATGAAATTTCCAACAAATTCTTAGGAATAAATCTAGGTCTAAATACAATTCAGAACACGGAAGTACTATTTTCAAAGATAGAAAAACAATTAATTGACAGTTTAAAATTAAAATATTCAGGAGGTAAAAATATGCAAGACAAACAAATAGAAAATCCAATAAAATTATTCAGCGAACAAGTATGCTTAAGAGTTGTAAAAGTAAAAACAATAGAACGAAATCCAGACGCAGAAAAGCTTTTCATTTTAAAACTTGATGATGGGACTCCTGATGGAAAACAAATTGTAAGCAATCTTGCAGACTATTACAAAGAAGAAGAATTACTTGGAAAACACATAATAATAGTTGATAACCTAAAGCCTGCCAAATTTAGAGGAATAAGATCTGAGGGAATGTTAATTGCAACTGAAGATAAGGACAAAAATTTTAAGGTAATCATTGTAGAAGATTTTAAAGATAATCCCACTCCTGGAGAACGAATAATACTTGAAAGTGATATTAATAAAGAATTAAAGCATCCATCAAAGATCAACATAGATAAATTCTCTAAAACTCAAATTATGGCAGAAAATGGAGAACTTAAAATCAATGATATTAACCTCATATTAGAAAAATCTAAAGAAAAAGTACTATCTAGAGAAATCCTAAATGGGAAAATATATTAA